CGCCGACGGAGTCTACTGCCTGAACCCGGGCTCCACGAGCCTACCCAAGGGCGGAAACCCGCCGACCTTCGGAATTTACGAGACCTCCGGCGAAGGCTCCACCACTCCCCCGCGATTCAGCGTACACCACCTGGAAACCGGCAAGGAACTTGCGGCTGTCAAGATTGTGCGAGAGTAAATAGAATTATCACTTGCATTACCCCCAACGAAAGACTATATTTAATACCGAATTCAGTCTTACGCGAGGTTTTATGCCGACCTATAAAAATATCAAGCCGATTTCTTACATTAAGGCAAACGCTGCAAAAGTGCTAGACCATGTAAATGACACTCGTGCACCCTACATCGTCACGCAAAACGGTGAAGCTCGCGGCGTAATCCTCGATACCGAGACATTCCAAATGATGCAGGACGGCTTAAAGTTGTTTAAGCTTTTCGCTCAAAGCGAAGCCGAATTTTCAAAAGGAAAAACAATCAATCAAAAAGACCTCTTTGATTCCTTGGAGAAAGAACTAAATGCCCTCTAAGAAAATCATTGTAGAATGGTCCGAATCGGCATCTCTCGACTTGAAGTCCATCATCTTGCATATTGCAACAAGTAGCCCCAAAAACGCAAAAGACTCGCTTGCTAGAATAAAAAAGGAATGCCAAGTCCTTGAAAAGTTTCCAGATTTGGGCAAAATTCCTGCGGAATTAGAATATTTGCAAATCAACGGATTCCGGGAACTCGTTGTAAGCCCCTGGAGAATTTTTTATCGCAAAGAAGAAAACCGCGTCAAAGTCTTGGCTGTTGTCGATTCAAGACGCGATCTAGATGACGCCCTCTGGACACGTATGATGTTCCCGATTGTATAGCCCTATTTCTTCAGTGCCGAGAGGAATTCCTTGAGGCGGGCGTCTTTCGGATTGTCGAAGATTTCTTCGGGGGAGCCATCTTCCTTGACGTAGCCGTCGGCAAAGAACAGCACGCGGTTAGCGACCTCGCGGGCAAAGCTCATTTCGTGCGTCACCACGACCATCGTCATGCCAGATTTGGCCAGGTCCTTCATGATCTTGAGGACTTCGCCGACCATTTCAGGGTCCAGGGCACTGGTGGGTTCGTCGAACAGGATTACCTCGGGCTGCATGGCCATGGCGCGGGCAATCGCCACACGCTGCTGCTGGCCGCCGGAGAGCTGCGCCGGATAATGATCTGCCCTATCCAAGAGACCGATACGGTCCAAGAGTTCCTTCGCTCGTTTTTCCGCCTCGGCCTTAGTCATGAGCCCCAATTTCATCGGAGCGAACATGATGTTCTTGAGGGCAGTCATATTCTTGAACAA
The Fibrobacter sp. UWH4 DNA segment above includes these coding regions:
- a CDS encoding amino acid ABC transporter ATP-binding protein — protein: MNANAETLIQVKDLCKSYGDKQILKGISLDIYRGDVIAVIGPSGCGKSTFLRQLNLLETPTSGDILLDGKSILVKGFSKPDVRKRVGMVFQQFNLFKNMTALKNIMFAPMKLGLMTKAEAEKRAKELLDRIGLLDRADHYPAQLSGGQQQRVAIARAMAMQPEVILFDEPTSALDPEMVGEVLKIMKDLAKSGMTMVVVTHEMSFAREVANRVLFFADGYVKEDGSPEEIFDNPKDARLKEFLSALKK
- a CDS encoding type II toxin-antitoxin system Phd/YefM family antitoxin, whose product is MPTYKNIKPISYIKANAAKVLDHVNDTRAPYIVTQNGEARGVILDTETFQMMQDGLKLFKLFAQSEAEFSKGKTINQKDLFDSLEKELNAL
- a CDS encoding type II toxin-antitoxin system RelE/ParE family toxin → MPSKKIIVEWSESASLDLKSIILHIATSSPKNAKDSLARIKKECQVLEKFPDLGKIPAELEYLQINGFRELVVSPWRIFYRKEENRVKVLAVVDSRRDLDDALWTRMMFPIV